The Lactuca sativa cultivar Salinas chromosome 2, Lsat_Salinas_v11, whole genome shotgun sequence genome includes a window with the following:
- the LOC111879846 gene encoding alcohol acyltransferase 9, whose protein sequence is MGVYSITNFPVVFVEATADFTVSDFEKAPRYVTEWRRFLALEVADVLQGAPPLVVQLTWLSDGAAALGFGFSHCICDGIGSVEFLNLFAQLATGRRNGSSADFKPKPVWQRHLLDKTPFTLRQQPTQLLHPEFNRVTDHCKFMSRFTPDKLTPTSVTFDEWRLNELKHSINPTSQLRLLCTTFEVLSAYIWKSWATALDFPPQQNLKLLFSVDIRHRVKPSLPTGFYGNGIVLGCAQTTARNLTEKGLAYATELIKEAKNRVDNNYVKEVVESVSLNGASCVPDPVGVLVLSQWSRLGLEMVDFGMGRPVHLAPVCTDRYCILLPVDDHSRSVKVMLAVPSIAVDKYLDLLSDV, encoded by the coding sequence ATGGGGGTGTACTCTATTACCAATTTTCCAGTAGTGTTCGTCGAAGCAACTGCTGATTTTACGGTTTCCGATTTCGAGAAGGCCCCACGTTATGTTACGGAGTGGCGGAGGTTTTTGGCGTTGGAGGTGGCGGACGTGTTGCAGGGGGCTCCGCCGTTGGTAGTCCAGCTCACGTGGCTTTCCGATGGTGCCGCGGCACTCGGTTTCGGGTTTAGTCATTGTATCTGCGACGGAATCGGTAGTGTCGAGTTTCTCAATCTGTTCGCTCAGTTGGCCACCGGCCGCCGGAATGGATCATCGGCGGATTTTAAACCAAAACCCGTTTGGCAAAGACACCTTCTCGATAAAACGCCTTTCACTTTAAGACAACAACCAACCCAATTATTACACCCCGAGTTCAACCGAGTTACTGACCACTGCAAGTTTATGAGTCGGTTCACTCCCGACAAACTCACTCCCACCTCGGTTACGTTTGACGAGTGGAGACTAAACGAGTTGAAGCATTCCATAAACCCGACGAGTCAACTCAGATTGCTATGCACGACCTTCGAGGTGTTGTCTGCCTATATTTGGAAAAGCTGGGCCACAGCATTGGACTTCCCACCACAGCAAAACCTAAAGTTGCTTTTCAGCGTCGACATACGCCACCGAGTCAAACCGAGCCTACCCACCGGATTCTACGGTAACGGCATCGTACTCGGCTGTGCTCAGACAACAGCAAGAAACTTAACAGAGAAGGGATTAGCCTACGCCACCGAGTTAATAAAGGAAGCTAAAAACCGAGTCGACAACAACTATGTAAAAGAAGTGGTGGAATCGGTGAGTCTAAACGGAGCAAGTTGTGTCCCCGACCCGGTTGGCGTACTTGTTTTATCGCAGTGGTCAAGGCTGGGTTTAGAGATGGTTGACTTTGGAATGGGGAGGCCGGTTCATCTGGCGCCGGTTTGTACGGATAGGTACTGTATATTGCTACCTGTAGACGATCACAGCCGTTCAGTGAAGGTCATGCTTGCTGTACCCTCCATAGCCGTTGACAAATATCTTGATCTGCTCTCAGACGTCTGA
- the LOC128125878 gene encoding uncharacterized protein LOC128125878: protein MEMQNQMMYRETWMYGLPRASSEYLHNVKKFLKVAEDHRVHRGESYIWCPCKMCRNCKKVYDLDIIEEHVICEGFMNGYTCWSQHGELLIDHNTIDVESSYDDIDDSEDDIHDNLDDMLHDIEDNVPDRDYEKFQQLFEDVEKPLYDGCMKFSKLSAVLKLFNLKANNGWSDKSFTELLGVIHEMLPESNELPVSLYQAKKIMCAMDLEIERIHVCPNDCMLYRNEHANLHECITCGRSRYLWKKQTEYNSDVTKNGPPAKLLWYLPIVPRLKRLFANAKDAELLRWHAEKRKRDGKMRHVADAPQWKNIDHEFEEFGNEIRNLRFGLSADGINPFKHMRSSHSTWPVLLCIYNLPPWLCMKRKYIMMSLLIQGPKQPGNDIDVFLAPLINDMKELWNSGVEVYDAFKKEYFQLHAMIYCTISDFPAYANLSGYSTKGKKACPVCEKDTQSMWLKNCKKNVYMGHRRSLPKNHLYRTQGNLFDGKTEDEDMNLPMDGKMTFSQVQNLKIVFGKRSKNNQPTNWKKRSIFWELPYWKTLEVRHCLDPMHITTNVSESLTSLLLNIPKKSKDGLSVRDDMVAMGIRPELAPIKKEGRRTYLPPACYTLSKDEKTKFCKCLHGIKT, encoded by the exons ATGGAGATGCAAAATCAAATG ATGTATCGTGAAACTTGGATGTATGGACTACCACGGGCTAGCAGTGAATATTTACATAACGTCAAGAAATTTCTTAAAGTTGCTGAGGATCATCGGGTGCATAGAGGAGAATCTTACATTTGGTGTCCTTGTAAAATGTGCCGAAATTGTAAAAAGGTCTATGATTTGGATATAATAGAAGAACATGTGATATGTGAAGGATTTATGAATGGATATACGTGTTGGTCACAACATGGCGAGTTATTGATTGATCATAACACAATTGATGTTGAATCTAGTTACGATGATATAGATGATTCAGAAGATGACATCCATGATAACCTAGATGACATGTTACATGATATTGAAGATAATGTGCCTGATAGAGATTATGAAAAATTTCAACAGTTGTTTGAAGACGTTGAAAAACCGTTGTATGACGGCTGCATGAAATTTTCCAAGCTTTCTGCTGTCCTGAAATTGTTTAACCTAAAAGCAAATAATGGTTGGAGTGATAAAAGTTTCACAGAACTGTTAGGGGTTATACATGAAATGCTCCCTGAAAGTAATGAGTTGCCTGTTTCACTATACCAAGCGAAAAAAATAATGTGTGCAATGGATTTGGAAATCGAAAGAATACATGTATGTCCAAATGATTGTATGTTGTATAGAAATgagcatgcaaatctacatgaaTGTATTACATGTGGAAGGTCGCGTTATTTGTGGAAGAAACAAACAGAATATAATAGTGATGTGACAAAGAATGGCCCCCCTGCCAAGTTATTATGGTATTTGCCCATTGTACCAAGACTGAAACGATTGTTTGCAAATGCCAAAGATGCAGAATTATTACGTTGGCATGCTGAGAAGCGTAAAAGAGATGGAAAGATGAGACACGTGGCTGATGCTCCGCAATGGAAGAACATTGATCATGAATTTGAAGAATTTGGTAATGAGATTAGAAATCTCCGATTCGGACTTAGTGCAGATGGAATTAATCCGTTCAAACACATGAGAAGTAGTCACAGCACATGGCCGGTTCTTCTTTGCATATACAATCTTCCACCGTGGTTATGTATGAAACGGAAATACATCATGATGTCATTGCTAATTCAAGGTCCGAAACAACCCGGTAACGATATTGATGTGTTTTTGGCTCCATTAATTAACGACATGAAAGAATTATGGAACTCGGGAGTTGAAGTCTATGATGCATTCAAGAAAGAGTATTTCCAGCTACATGCAATGATTTATTGTACTATAAGTGATTTTCCAGCTTACGCAAATTTGTCCGGATATAGTACAAAAGGAAAGAAGGCGTGTCCAGTTTGTGAAAAGGACACACAGTCGATGTGGTTGAAAAactgtaaaaaaaatgtatacatgGGACATCGACGATCACTTCCAAAGAATCATTTGTATCGTACCCAGGGAAACTTGTTTGACGGTAAAACCGAGGATGAAGATATGAATCTCCCAATGGATGGAAAAATGACATTTTCCCAAGTTCAAAATTTAAAGATTGTTTTTGGAAAACGCAGTAAAAACAATCAGCCGACCAATTGGAAGAAAAGGTCTATTTTTTGGGAATTACCATACTGGAAAACGTTGGAAGTCCGACATTGTCTTGATCCCATGCATATTACGACAAATGTTTCTGAAAGCTTAACAAGCTTGTTGTTGAACATTCCAAAAAAATCAAAGGATGGGCTTAGTGTTCGAGATGACATGGTTGCAATGGGAATTCGTCCAGAGCTTGCTCCTATTAAGAAAGAAGGAAGACGTACATATCTACCACCAGCTTGCTATACATTGTCTAAAGATGAGAAAACAAAGTTTTGTAAATGCCTACATGGTATCAAG acttga
- the LOC111879845 gene encoding uncharacterized protein LOC111879845, with protein MKSHDYHVLITHVIPIAIRGILPDHVRHTITKLCLFFNMIHSKVIDPEVLDSWQHDIILTLCELEMYFPPSFFDVMVHLVSHIVREIKACGPVFLRYMYPFERYMCVLKGYVRNRHRPEGSIVRGYAAEEVIEFCTNYLKGVNTIGIPQSHHEGRLQGVGIIGSKVVIPDRDEFHMAHFTVLQHMTSVAPYAKEHMEMLRSRNSRRTEKWLANEHIKKFPQWLKDKVKVSLRTKDVDRLVQVLGYGPQNAVSTYQSYDINGYTFYTQNQDRKSTLQNSGVTLIAMSTEYSSANHEGRSRIAKDSYYGVIQEIWELNYDSSVVVPVFKCKWVDNRRGVKVDEDGFTLVNLSTNGYVSEPFILAKQANQVFFVEDPMDTRWHIVLHGKRRILGVENVVDEEEYNQFDDLPPFSIGIPSMNVDINDAAYLRLDHNEGSYVEESNTDGHDTEGQ; from the exons ATGAAGTCACATGATTATCATGTTCTAATCACACATGTGATTCCTATTGCAATTCGTGGAATACTTCCGGACCATGTCCGACATAcaataacaaagctttgcttgtTCTTCAACATGATTCATTCGAAAGTGATTGATCCTGAAGTTTTGGACTCATGGCAACATGATATTATCCTCACTCTCTGTGAACTTGAAATGTACTTTCCACCTTCATTTTTTGATGTCATGGTTCACCTTGTATCCCATATTGTAAGAGAAATAAAGGCTTGTGGTCCGGTGTTTCTGCGATACATGTACCCTTTCGAGAgatatatgtgtgtcttaaaagGATATGTAAGGAACCGACATCGACCAGAAGGCAGTATTGTTAGAGGATATGCTGCAGAGGAAGTGATTGAGTTTTGTACAAACTATCTCAAAGGAGTCAACACTATTGGAATACCGCAATCACATCATGAAGGTAGACTTCAAGGAGTTGGTATAATTGGATCGAAAGTGGTAATTCCTGATCGAGACGAATTCCACATGGCACACTTTACAGTCCTGCAACACATGACATCTGTTGCTCCTTATGCAAAGGAACACATGGAAATGTTACGATCAAGAAATAGTAGGAGGACCGAAAAATGGTTAGCTAACGAGCATATTAAAAAATTTCCACAATGGTTGAAAGATAAGGTGAAAGTAAGCTTAAGGACAAAAGATGTTGATAGATTAGTGCAGGTGTTGGGGTATGGTCCGCAAAATGCTGTGTCAACATATCAAAGCTATGACATTAATGGGTATACATTTTATACCCAAAACCAGGATAGAAAGAGCACACTACAAAATAGTGGAGTGACGCTAATAGCCATGTCGACCGAATACTCTAGTGCAAATCATGAGGGAAGGTCACGTATAGCCAAAGACTCGTATTATGGTGTCATTCAAGAAATTTGGGAATTGAACTATGATTCCTCGGTTGTAGTACCCGTGTTCAAGTGTAAGTGGGTTGACAATAGAAGAGGTGTTAAAGTTGATGAAGACGGTTTCACACTTGTCAATCTTTCTACAAACGGTTATGTATCTGAACCATTTATTCTAGCTAAGCAAGCTAACCAAGTATTCTTTGTTGAGGACCCAATGGACACGAGATGGCACATTGTTCTTCATGGTAAACGACGTATACTCGGAGTTGAAAATGTCGTGGACGAGGAAGAATATAACCAGTTTGACGACCTACCTCCATTTTCTATTGGTATTCCATCTATGAATGTCGATATTAATGACGCTGCTTACTTAAGATTGGACCATAACGAAGGATCATATGTTGAAGAAAG CAACACAGACGGACACGACACTGAAGGACAATAA
- the LOC111879848 gene encoding uncharacterized protein LOC111879848 isoform X1: MKKSLEKDLPSLNGSSKKRQRSKSKVKEASQKRSSKKDTSDKPQRSSHRKSSEGSKICAFDLLASIADKLSQESESSTSITSPEQKDQITLSKESPHSEH, translated from the exons ATGAAGAAATCTCTAGAGAAG GATCTTCCTAGCTTAAATGGAAGCTCAAAGAAGCGACAAAGGTCTAAATCCAAAG TAAAAGAGGCTTCTCAAAAAAGATCATCAAAAAAGGACACATCAGATAAACCCcag aGGAGTTCACATAGGAAATCATCAGAGGGTAGCAAAATATGCGCCTTTGACTTGTTGGCATCCATAGCTGACAAGTTATCACAGGAGAGTGAAAGTTCTACTTCAATCACCAGTCCAGAACAAAAAGACCAGATTACCCTCTCTAAAGAATCACCACATTCCG AGCATTAA
- the LOC111879848 gene encoding uncharacterized protein LOC111879848 isoform X2, translating into MKKSLEKDLPSLNGSSKKRQRSKSKVKEASQKRSSKKDTSDKPQRSSHRKSSEGSKICAFDLLASIADKLSQESESSTSITSPEQKDQITLSKESPHSV; encoded by the exons ATGAAGAAATCTCTAGAGAAG GATCTTCCTAGCTTAAATGGAAGCTCAAAGAAGCGACAAAGGTCTAAATCCAAAG TAAAAGAGGCTTCTCAAAAAAGATCATCAAAAAAGGACACATCAGATAAACCCcag aGGAGTTCACATAGGAAATCATCAGAGGGTAGCAAAATATGCGCCTTTGACTTGTTGGCATCCATAGCTGACAAGTTATCACAGGAGAGTGAAAGTTCTACTTCAATCACCAGTCCAGAACAAAAAGACCAGATTACCCTCTCTAAAGAATCACCACATTCCG TATAA